From Solwaraspora sp. WMMD1047, the proteins below share one genomic window:
- a CDS encoding class I SAM-dependent methyltransferase codes for MTGENFLTDNPELYEQQFPDPGRTAARFVDDLVRRFAHRVGTAPRLLDVGCGTGRDAGHLATLGYTATGLDTSMPMLTYARRRHPSVRFLRADLRNFDLADRFDVITCLDSALLYCHRNADLTSFLSCCHRQLRPGGLLLAEMRNGAFFLGNTELLDGPRTRTVLWRDVRYTSETRLWIDHREQLLRRERVWTWPACPEPLVQTSAWRLLFPAELRHLLDTAGFDVVALFDTPGPRTDPPWQPGATLSSALTGDRLHLVARRRDDAA; via the coding sequence ATGACCGGCGAGAACTTCCTCACCGACAACCCGGAGCTGTACGAACAACAGTTCCCCGACCCGGGCCGGACCGCCGCCCGGTTCGTCGACGACCTCGTACGCCGATTCGCCCACCGCGTCGGCACCGCACCCCGGCTGCTCGACGTCGGTTGCGGCACCGGCCGCGACGCCGGGCACCTCGCCACCCTCGGCTACACCGCCACCGGCCTGGACACCTCGATGCCGATGCTCACCTACGCGCGACGCCGCCACCCGTCGGTCCGGTTCCTCCGCGCCGACCTGCGCAACTTCGACCTGGCCGACCGCTTCGACGTCATCACCTGCCTGGACAGCGCGCTGCTGTACTGCCACCGCAACGCGGACCTCACCTCGTTCCTGAGCTGCTGCCACCGGCAGCTGCGCCCCGGCGGGCTACTGCTGGCCGAGATGCGCAACGGCGCGTTCTTCCTCGGCAACACCGAACTGCTCGACGGCCCCCGCACCCGCACCGTGCTCTGGCGCGACGTCAGGTACACCTCCGAGACGAGACTCTGGATCGACCACCGCGAGCAGCTGCTGCGCCGAGAACGCGTCTGGACCTGGCCAGCCTGCCCGGAACCGCTGGTGCAGACCTCGGCCTGGCGGCTGCTCTTCCCCGCCGAGCTGCGGCACCTGCTCGACACCGCCGGGTTCGACGTGGTGGCCCTGTTCGACACCCCCGGCCCACGCACCGACCCGCCCTGGCAGCCGGGAGCCACCTTGTCGAGCGCCCTGACCGGCGACCGGCTGCACCTGGTCGCCCGCCGCCGCGACGACGCGGCGTAA
- a CDS encoding ABC transporter substrate-binding protein, with the protein MIHRPLAAPGLSRRSLLGGAAAVSAALLTGCGSGNDPAATATGQPRRGGRLRAAFAGGGVNETLDPHLANLFNEASRAKAMFDKLADYGPDVSIQPRLAERWEPSSDLTRWRITLRTATFHNGRPVRAADVLYSYARITDPKKAFRAKASLDLLDLPNSRAVDDRTLELVLKRPFAEFPNALAAFGAYIVPEGADSFERPVGSGPFTFDSWQPGRSLLLKRYDGYWEGAAHLDELEYLISNEESARVNALLAGQVDYAHDITPTTARTHAGNGRLNVTRMPNSTMQSFAMKVDRPPFDNRDLREAMFLLTDRQQLVDTVLAGSGQIGNDLFGKGYQYYADDIAQRTRDLDRARFLIDKAGAKGLRITLDTASVASGFVEAASVFAEQARQAGLVIEPAMGNKDTYWKDILTSGVLASYRSGAMPIETHISQRLLTNSTTNATRWARPEFDARYAEAISSADEATRRQAYGDMQRTLHAEGGFLIWGFADFLVATAPGVGGVSANAPANTLDWARFDKVWLG; encoded by the coding sequence ATGATCCACCGGCCCCTCGCCGCGCCGGGACTGTCCCGCCGCAGCCTGCTCGGCGGTGCCGCCGCCGTCTCCGCCGCCCTGCTGACCGGCTGTGGCTCGGGCAACGACCCGGCTGCCACCGCAACCGGGCAACCCCGGCGCGGCGGCCGGCTGCGGGCGGCGTTCGCCGGCGGCGGTGTCAACGAGACGCTGGACCCGCACCTGGCGAACCTGTTCAACGAGGCATCCCGCGCGAAGGCCATGTTCGACAAGCTCGCCGACTACGGACCGGACGTCTCCATCCAGCCCCGCCTCGCCGAACGCTGGGAGCCCAGCAGCGACCTGACCCGCTGGCGGATCACCCTGCGCACGGCCACCTTCCACAACGGCCGACCGGTCCGCGCCGCCGACGTGCTCTACAGCTATGCCAGGATCACCGACCCGAAGAAGGCGTTCCGCGCCAAGGCCAGCCTCGACCTGCTCGACCTGCCGAACAGCCGGGCCGTCGACGACCGCACCCTGGAGCTGGTCCTCAAGCGGCCCTTCGCCGAGTTTCCCAACGCCCTGGCCGCGTTCGGCGCGTACATCGTCCCGGAGGGCGCCGACAGCTTCGAGCGGCCCGTCGGCTCCGGGCCGTTCACCTTCGACTCCTGGCAGCCCGGCCGGTCGCTGCTGCTCAAGCGGTACGACGGCTACTGGGAGGGCGCCGCCCACCTGGACGAACTGGAGTACCTGATCAGCAACGAGGAATCGGCCCGGGTCAACGCCCTCCTCGCCGGCCAGGTGGACTACGCGCACGACATCACCCCCACCACCGCGCGTACCCACGCCGGCAACGGGCGGCTCAACGTCACCCGGATGCCGAACAGCACCATGCAGTCGTTCGCCATGAAGGTCGACCGGCCGCCGTTCGACAACCGCGACCTGCGCGAAGCCATGTTCCTGCTCACCGACCGACAGCAACTTGTCGACACCGTCCTCGCCGGTTCCGGGCAGATCGGCAACGACCTGTTCGGCAAGGGCTACCAGTACTACGCCGACGACATCGCCCAGCGCACCCGCGACCTCGACCGGGCACGGTTCCTCATCGACAAGGCCGGCGCCAAGGGGCTGCGCATCACCCTCGACACCGCCTCGGTGGCCAGCGGCTTCGTCGAGGCCGCCAGTGTCTTCGCCGAACAGGCCAGGCAGGCCGGCCTGGTCATCGAACCCGCGATGGGCAACAAGGACACCTACTGGAAGGACATCCTCACCTCCGGGGTGCTGGCCTCGTACCGCTCCGGTGCGATGCCCATCGAGACACACATCTCACAGCGGCTGCTCACCAACTCCACCACCAACGCCACCCGGTGGGCGCGGCCCGAGTTCGACGCCCGCTACGCCGAGGCGATCTCCAGCGCCGACGAAGCGACCCGCCGGCAGGCGTACGGCGACATGCAGCGCACCCTGCACGCCGAGGGCGGCTTCCTGATCTGGGGCTTCGCCGACTTCCTCGTCGCCACCGCGCCCGGCGTCGGCGGGGTGTCCGCCAACGCCCCGGCCAACACCCTCGACTGGGCCCGCTTCGACAAGGTCTGGCTGGGGTGA
- a CDS encoding ABC transporter permease codes for MNLLRYAAGRLLLGLGQVAGITTIVFVLTEALPGDAAVVIAGDQPDPARIAAIRAELDLDRPVWQRYLDWLTDLLRGDLGVSLISQQPIVDRLAGSAGATLLLAAVTLLVLVPLAVALGMLAARREGGRLDRVISALSVALYAVPEFALAILLIAVFGVQLGWLPPTAFGADLLAEPAVLVLPLLVLLARPICTISRLTRAGLLDALRGEHVRHARRLGITGSRLWLRHALPGALAPVVQQLARTTDWLLGGVIVVEAVFVIPGLGTALVDAVAARDIPTVQALCVLVAVTTVVVNLAADLVAFRLAPRIGTGR; via the coding sequence GTGAATCTGCTCCGCTACGCGGCCGGGCGGTTGCTGCTCGGCCTCGGGCAGGTCGCCGGGATCACCACGATCGTCTTCGTGCTCACCGAGGCGCTGCCCGGGGACGCCGCCGTGGTGATCGCCGGCGACCAGCCCGACCCGGCCCGGATCGCCGCGATCCGGGCGGAGCTCGACCTCGACCGGCCGGTCTGGCAGCGCTACCTGGACTGGCTGACCGATCTGCTCCGCGGCGACCTCGGCGTCTCGCTGATCTCGCAGCAGCCGATCGTGGACCGGCTCGCCGGCAGCGCGGGCGCCACCCTGCTGCTGGCGGCGGTGACCCTCCTGGTGCTGGTACCGCTCGCCGTCGCGCTGGGCATGCTGGCGGCCCGCCGGGAAGGGGGGCGACTGGACCGGGTGATCTCCGCGCTGTCGGTCGCGCTGTACGCGGTGCCCGAGTTCGCCCTGGCGATCCTGCTCATCGCGGTCTTCGGCGTCCAGCTCGGCTGGCTACCGCCGACCGCGTTCGGCGCCGACCTGCTCGCCGAACCGGCCGTGCTGGTGCTGCCGCTGCTGGTGCTCCTCGCCCGACCGATCTGTACCATCAGCCGGCTCACCCGCGCCGGCCTGCTCGACGCGCTGCGCGGCGAGCACGTACGCCACGCCCGGCGGCTCGGCATCACCGGCAGCCGGCTCTGGCTGCGCCACGCCCTGCCCGGCGCGCTGGCGCCGGTCGTGCAGCAGCTCGCCCGCACCACCGACTGGCTGCTCGGCGGCGTCATCGTGGTCGAGGCGGTGTTCGTCATCCCCGGCCTCGGCACCGCCCTCGTCGATGCCGTCGCCGCCCGCGACATCCCCACCGTGCAGGCGCTGTGCGTCCTGGTGGCCGTCACCACGGTGGTGGTGAACCTCGCCGCCGACCTGGTCGCGTTCCGCCTCGCGCCGCGGATCGGGACCGGGCGATGA
- a CDS encoding ATP-binding cassette domain-containing protein, producing MRRLRTLIGAALLTVPLALAVLGPVLAGEPGARTFPFAGDGPLGTDFVGRDVGQQVLLGGRSVVVVAVCATLLAYLVGVPVGLLAAATRRRWVDELLMRPFDLALAVPSLLLLILLAATAPPGPATLVGIVALIGLPEIARITRAAALPLAHGPAMEAMRLYRESWWRRGPGYVGTGIRRVLLADAGVRFIGAIYLVATASFLGIGVAPDAADWAVMVDRNRAGLFLQPWAVAVPAALIISLAVGLNLVTDRMLATGGTTLGPAPRPTPAAAGDAPAPGGPLLRVRDLTAATVDRTLVDGVSFDLTAGEILAVIGASGSGKTTTGRALLGEVTPGVTRTGTITVAGRSVTAATPPKPGTVGYVPQQPAAALNPVRRIGSVLHEIARRRLPADGRSARRRAVTAVLERVSLPADRRFLRRFPHQLSGGQQQRLVIAHALLARAVLLIADEPTTGQDALTRDDVARELTKLTRDGIAVVLLSHDLHLVRAVADQILVLDRGTAVEYGPAAEVLATPRHGQTRELLAAPPPRPPAAVRDDGPLLLVTGLSAAHRDGGRQRDVVRDVDLAVAAGQCLAVVGRSGSGKTTLARCLAGLHAARTGQVSLAGQRLAAHLDRRQPHELAAIQYVFQDARASFDPHRPVLDQTAGPARRLRDAAPERARRAALELLELVGLTEPTVTQRPDRLSGGELHRAAMARALACEPRVLICDETTAGLDRVTQHGILTLLDDLRRSLRLTVVVISHDRDVVAHLADQIVVLDNGAVVDRGPADALLTHPHHPLTRALLHTDPATAAAPSNP from the coding sequence ATGAGGCGGCTGCGCACCCTGATCGGGGCGGCGTTACTCACGGTGCCGCTCGCGCTGGCGGTGCTCGGTCCGGTGCTGGCGGGCGAGCCGGGCGCCCGCACCTTCCCGTTCGCCGGCGACGGCCCGCTCGGCACCGACTTCGTCGGCCGCGACGTCGGGCAGCAGGTCCTGCTCGGCGGTCGATCCGTGGTCGTGGTCGCGGTCTGCGCGACGCTGTTGGCGTACCTCGTCGGGGTGCCGGTTGGTCTGCTCGCCGCGGCCACCCGCCGCCGGTGGGTCGACGAGCTTCTGATGCGCCCGTTCGACCTGGCGCTGGCCGTGCCGTCGCTGTTGCTGCTGATCCTGCTGGCCGCCACCGCGCCGCCCGGACCCGCAACCCTGGTCGGGATCGTCGCGCTGATCGGGCTGCCGGAGATCGCCCGGATCACCCGGGCCGCCGCACTGCCGCTGGCGCACGGGCCGGCGATGGAGGCGATGCGCCTCTACCGCGAGAGTTGGTGGCGGCGCGGCCCCGGCTACGTCGGCACCGGCATCCGCCGGGTCCTGCTGGCCGACGCCGGGGTCCGGTTCATCGGCGCCATCTACCTGGTGGCCACCGCGAGCTTCCTCGGCATCGGCGTGGCACCCGACGCCGCGGACTGGGCCGTCATGGTGGACCGCAACCGCGCCGGGTTGTTCCTGCAGCCCTGGGCGGTGGCCGTGCCGGCCGCGCTCATCATCTCGTTGGCCGTCGGTCTCAACCTGGTCACCGACCGGATGCTTGCCACCGGTGGCACCACCCTCGGGCCGGCACCACGGCCGACACCAGCCGCGGCCGGAGACGCCCCCGCACCGGGCGGGCCGCTCCTGCGGGTGCGGGACCTGACGGCCGCCACCGTCGACCGGACGCTCGTCGACGGCGTCTCCTTCGACCTGACGGCCGGGGAGATCCTGGCCGTCATCGGCGCGTCCGGCAGCGGCAAGACGACCACCGGGCGGGCCCTGCTCGGCGAGGTCACCCCCGGCGTCACCCGCACCGGCACCATCACCGTGGCCGGTCGGTCCGTCACCGCCGCCACTCCGCCGAAACCCGGCACCGTCGGCTACGTACCCCAGCAACCCGCCGCCGCCCTCAACCCCGTACGCCGGATCGGGAGCGTGCTTCACGAGATCGCCCGGCGCCGGCTTCCCGCCGATGGCCGCAGCGCGCGCCGGCGGGCGGTGACGGCCGTCCTCGAACGCGTCAGCCTGCCCGCCGACCGCCGGTTCCTGCGCCGCTTCCCCCACCAGCTCTCCGGCGGCCAGCAGCAACGGCTGGTCATCGCGCACGCCCTGCTGGCCCGCGCCGTCCTGCTCATCGCCGACGAACCGACCACCGGGCAGGACGCACTCACCCGCGACGACGTCGCCCGGGAGCTGACGAAGCTCACCCGTGACGGCATCGCCGTGGTCCTGCTCAGCCACGACCTGCACCTGGTACGGGCCGTCGCCGACCAGATCCTGGTACTGGACCGGGGCACCGCCGTCGAGTACGGTCCGGCCGCCGAGGTGCTGGCCACCCCGCGGCACGGGCAGACCCGGGAACTGCTGGCCGCGCCACCGCCCCGGCCACCGGCAGCGGTCCGCGACGACGGGCCGCTGCTGCTGGTCACCGGCCTGAGCGCCGCCCACCGCGACGGCGGTCGGCAGCGCGATGTGGTCCGCGACGTCGACCTGGCAGTCGCCGCCGGACAGTGCCTGGCCGTGGTCGGCCGGTCCGGTAGCGGCAAGACCACCCTCGCCCGCTGCCTCGCCGGCCTGCACGCCGCCCGCACCGGGCAGGTGTCACTGGCCGGGCAGCGCCTCGCCGCGCACCTCGACCGGCGGCAGCCGCACGAGCTCGCCGCCATCCAGTACGTGTTCCAGGACGCCCGCGCCAGCTTCGACCCGCACCGGCCCGTCCTGGACCAGACGGCCGGTCCGGCGCGACGGCTGCGCGACGCCGCACCGGAGCGGGCCCGCCGCGCCGCCCTGGAGCTGCTCGAACTGGTGGGCCTCACCGAACCCACCGTGACCCAACGGCCCGACCGGCTCTCCGGCGGCGAGCTGCACCGCGCGGCGATGGCCCGCGCTCTCGCCTGCGAGCCCCGCGTCCTCATCTGCGACGAGACCACCGCCGGGCTCGACCGGGTCACGCAGCACGGCATCCTCACACTCCTCGACGACCTGCGACGCAGCCTCCGGCTGACCGTCGTCGTGATCAGCCACGACCGCGACGTGGTGGCACACCTCGCCGACCAGATCGTCGTTCTCGACAACGGAGCCGTCGTCGACCGCGGCCCGGCCGACGCCCTGCTCACCCACCCGCACCACCCGCTGACCCGCGCGCTACTGCACACCGACCCGGCGACCGCCGCGGCACCGTCGAACCCATGA
- a CDS encoding GNAT family N-acetyltransferase — MTGGTMQHHRHSVGPYEVQMAGRGHVTGARSVMLDTFYRDFGYGYRPDWHADVIDLEGTYLAPQHHALFVATKGDEVVGTTAVRAAAPKSPPHPRFLAQRYPEETTAQLFRVYVRPEHRRCGLARALVGLAIEFVTRQPRYRALYLHTDTRIDGAEPFWRSMATPIHDPRDGRDDTYQTVHFEIPLPGRSG; from the coding sequence ATGACCGGAGGAACCATGCAGCACCACCGACACAGCGTCGGCCCGTACGAGGTTCAGATGGCCGGCCGCGGGCACGTCACCGGAGCGCGCAGCGTCATGCTCGACACCTTCTACCGCGACTTCGGCTACGGCTACCGGCCCGACTGGCACGCCGACGTCATCGATCTCGAAGGCACCTACCTTGCCCCGCAACACCACGCCCTGTTCGTCGCCACCAAGGGCGACGAGGTCGTCGGCACCACCGCGGTACGCGCCGCCGCACCGAAGAGCCCACCCCACCCGCGCTTCCTCGCCCAGCGCTACCCCGAGGAGACCACCGCGCAACTGTTCCGGGTCTACGTCCGGCCCGAACACCGGCGCTGCGGCCTCGCCCGGGCACTCGTCGGCCTCGCCATCGAGTTCGTCACCCGGCAACCCCGCTACCGGGCGCTCTATCTGCACACAGACACCCGCATCGACGGCGCCGAACCGTTCTGGCGGAGCATGGCGACGCCGATCCACGACCCGCGCGACGGACGTGACGACACCTACCAGACCGTCCACTTCGAGATACCGCTGCCCGGCCGTTCCGGGTAG
- a CDS encoding ABC transporter permease subunit has product MTSVRPAPAPAAGSRTPPGAGSLTATQRRLGRDWRLAALFLAPTAVLVGVLVLLPIAWSVVTSTTERHGQESVFVGLANYLALIDDRQFHTGVVNSFVFTAYAEIFKVVLGLGAALLLHHRRRGRAVLAGLLLLPWVVPTVVTAFSWRSLLDPIFGSVNLLLTESGIGPLLVTLHLVDSWPAGWLSDASLAMPSVIGVNVWKGVPFFTVAFLAGLKAIPADLYEAATVDGASPWQRFVNVTLPGLRHVITVTVTLSSIWTFNNFDLIWLLTQGGPGNATAPYVLVAYSKAILQLQYGAGAAVTLVMLPVIGGLVFLLVRLLRRDAGNDLPRLRARRARPARPRRVWTARRVTAARRALPWVITAVVTALLAWASPDIFWKSAVVLGVLALVLAVVGRVVSALAAWGRSRASSVVSGLGRGLALALLLLFVLAPLYWIAVTAFKSEGQIVMRANDLWPTPWTTQQFTDLFATKPFGRWYVNTLLVSAASTAAALVCAALAGYALARLRFRGAQNFTVTVLITYVMPGALLFIPLYQLLIGVRLTDSLWSLVVTYPTFTLPFATWLLTGYFASIPVELEEAALVDGCTRLQAFGRVMLPLAKPGLLAVALFTLTNAWNEFLFAFVFITKDEYKTLPVGMQSMIVGDVVPQGQLAAASLLVSIPVVVMYAFGQRFLTEGLTAGAVKG; this is encoded by the coding sequence GTGACGTCGGTCCGTCCGGCACCGGCCCCGGCGGCGGGTTCGCGTACGCCGCCGGGGGCCGGCTCCCTCACTGCGACCCAGCGCCGGCTGGGTCGCGACTGGCGACTGGCGGCCCTGTTCCTGGCCCCCACGGCAGTGCTGGTCGGTGTGCTCGTGCTGCTGCCGATCGCCTGGTCGGTGGTGACCAGCACGACCGAACGGCACGGCCAGGAGAGCGTCTTCGTCGGGCTGGCCAACTACCTCGCCCTGATCGACGACAGGCAGTTCCACACCGGCGTGGTGAACTCGTTCGTCTTCACCGCGTACGCGGAGATCTTCAAGGTGGTGTTGGGGCTGGGTGCGGCCCTGCTGCTGCACCACCGGCGTCGGGGCCGGGCCGTGCTGGCCGGGCTGCTCCTGCTGCCGTGGGTGGTGCCGACCGTGGTCACCGCGTTCAGCTGGCGCTCGCTGCTCGACCCGATCTTCGGCAGCGTCAACCTGCTGCTCACCGAGTCCGGGATCGGGCCGCTGCTGGTCACCCTGCACCTGGTCGACAGCTGGCCCGCCGGCTGGCTCTCCGACGCCTCGCTGGCCATGCCGTCGGTGATCGGCGTCAACGTGTGGAAGGGGGTGCCGTTCTTCACCGTCGCGTTCCTCGCCGGGCTGAAGGCCATCCCGGCGGACCTGTACGAGGCGGCGACCGTCGACGGCGCCTCGCCCTGGCAGCGGTTCGTCAACGTGACCCTGCCCGGGCTGCGCCACGTGATCACCGTGACGGTGACGCTGTCGTCGATCTGGACGTTCAACAACTTCGACCTCATCTGGCTGCTGACCCAGGGCGGCCCGGGCAACGCCACCGCTCCGTACGTGCTGGTCGCCTACTCCAAGGCCATCCTGCAACTGCAGTACGGCGCCGGGGCGGCGGTCACCCTGGTGATGCTGCCGGTCATCGGCGGGCTGGTGTTCCTCCTGGTCCGGCTGCTGCGCCGGGATGCCGGCAACGACCTGCCCCGGCTCCGGGCCCGGCGGGCGCGCCCGGCCCGGCCACGACGGGTCTGGACGGCGCGGCGGGTCACGGCGGCGCGCCGGGCCCTGCCGTGGGTCATCACCGCGGTGGTCACCGCCCTGCTGGCCTGGGCGTCACCGGACATCTTCTGGAAGTCGGCGGTGGTCCTCGGGGTGCTGGCGCTGGTCCTGGCGGTGGTCGGCCGGGTGGTCTCGGCGCTGGCCGCCTGGGGACGCAGCCGGGCATCATCGGTGGTCTCGGGGCTGGGGAGGGGCCTCGCGCTGGCCCTGCTGCTCCTCTTCGTGCTGGCCCCGCTGTACTGGATCGCGGTCACGGCCTTCAAGTCCGAGGGCCAGATCGTCATGCGCGCCAACGACCTGTGGCCGACGCCGTGGACGACGCAGCAGTTCACCGACCTCTTCGCCACCAAGCCGTTCGGCCGCTGGTACGTGAACACGCTGCTGGTCTCCGCGGCCTCCACCGCGGCGGCCCTGGTCTGCGCCGCCCTGGCCGGCTACGCGCTGGCCCGGTTGCGGTTCCGCGGCGCGCAGAACTTCACCGTCACGGTGCTGATCACCTACGTCATGCCGGGCGCGCTGCTGTTCATCCCGCTCTACCAACTGCTCATCGGGGTCCGGCTGACCGACTCGCTGTGGTCGCTGGTGGTGACCTACCCGACCTTCACCCTGCCGTTCGCCACCTGGCTGCTGACCGGGTACTTCGCCTCGATCCCCGTCGAACTGGAGGAGGCCGCGCTGGTCGACGGCTGCACCCGGCTGCAGGCCTTCGGTCGGGTGATGCTGCCGCTGGCCAAGCCGGGGCTGCTCGCGGTCGCGCTGTTCACCCTGACCAACGCCTGGAACGAGTTCCTCTTCGCCTTCGTGTTCATCACCAAGGACGAGTACAAGACGCTTCCGGTCGGAATGCAGTCGATGATCGTCGGGGACGTCGTACCGCAGGGACAGCTCGCCGCCGCGTCGCTGCTCGTCAGCATCCCGGTGGTGGTCATGTACGCCTTCGGCCAGCGCTTCCTGACCGAGGGGCTCACCGCGGGCGCGGTCAAGGGCTGA
- a CDS encoding extracellular solute-binding protein, protein MKDNLVRSRREFLGLGVGLVGAAGLAACGAGSESTPPPAADVPQELIDAAGSLKGSSMGMLSQRLYSEAANAALDSSVKKFADSTGTTIENSLVQADAGDIVAKIDAEVKGGVARDLAFMTNSRFVAQFHALGDLEDVTDVVEALTAKYGEPTAESKNFCVFDGRWFAIPYHFIGIGSFLRKDWMQEKGITPKEIYSWEELRDLCLEISDPGKRRFGWGMTVNRSGDANGMIEALINSYGGAIASNDGTKVMFNSPETVQAVTFLGDLYTNAKYQPMLPPGVAAWTDSSNNENWLAGILGYTRNQFSVYADSKTKKNPVYDNTHVFADCIGPATDNPLLLGQSQAFVIFKGAKNPDLAKLLAQYLITAPALAGVAKEAPGLALPAWQKVWDADPFFTSGDPAFPIMRKITELSLPLTTKNGLQFPQKASAGQQAAVGAYVLTDMMQEVIQGTSPAQAVRTAHDKMVQIFTQQGQPQ, encoded by the coding sequence ATGAAGGACAACCTGGTGCGGTCCCGGCGCGAATTTCTGGGGCTGGGGGTGGGGTTGGTCGGTGCGGCCGGACTGGCCGCGTGCGGAGCCGGTTCCGAGTCGACCCCGCCGCCGGCGGCGGACGTTCCCCAGGAGCTGATCGACGCCGCCGGGTCGCTGAAGGGCTCCTCGATGGGGATGCTGTCGCAGCGGCTCTACTCGGAGGCGGCCAACGCGGCGCTCGACAGTTCGGTCAAGAAGTTCGCCGACAGCACCGGCACCACGATCGAGAACAGTCTGGTGCAGGCGGACGCCGGTGACATCGTCGCCAAGATCGACGCCGAGGTGAAGGGCGGCGTGGCGCGGGACCTGGCGTTCATGACCAACTCGCGGTTCGTCGCCCAGTTCCACGCGCTCGGCGACCTGGAGGATGTGACGGACGTCGTCGAGGCGCTGACCGCGAAGTACGGTGAGCCCACCGCCGAGTCCAAGAACTTCTGCGTCTTCGACGGCCGGTGGTTCGCCATCCCCTACCACTTCATCGGGATCGGGTCGTTCCTGCGCAAGGACTGGATGCAGGAGAAGGGCATCACGCCGAAGGAGATCTACAGCTGGGAGGAGCTGCGGGACCTCTGCCTGGAGATCTCCGATCCGGGCAAGCGTCGGTTCGGCTGGGGCATGACGGTGAACCGGTCCGGCGACGCCAACGGCATGATCGAGGCACTGATCAACTCCTACGGCGGAGCGATCGCGTCCAACGACGGTACGAAGGTCATGTTCAACTCTCCCGAGACCGTGCAGGCGGTGACCTTCCTCGGCGACCTCTACACCAACGCCAAGTACCAGCCGATGCTGCCGCCGGGGGTGGCGGCCTGGACCGACTCCAGCAACAACGAGAACTGGCTCGCCGGCATCCTCGGCTACACCCGCAACCAGTTCAGCGTCTACGCGGACTCCAAGACGAAGAAGAACCCCGTCTACGACAACACCCACGTCTTCGCGGACTGCATCGGGCCGGCCACCGACAACCCGCTGCTCCTCGGCCAGTCCCAGGCGTTCGTCATCTTCAAGGGTGCCAAGAACCCCGACCTGGCCAAGCTTCTGGCGCAGTACCTGATCACCGCGCCCGCGCTGGCCGGGGTGGCGAAGGAGGCGCCCGGTCTGGCGTTGCCGGCCTGGCAGAAGGTCTGGGACGCCGATCCCTTCTTCACCAGCGGCGACCCGGCGTTCCCCATCATGCGCAAGATCACCGAGCTGTCGCTGCCGCTCACCACGAAGAACGGCCTGCAGTTCCCGCAGAAGGCCAGCGCCGGTCAGCAGGCCGCGGTCGGTGCCTACGTCCTCACCGACATGATGCAGGAGGTCATCCAGGGCACGTCGCCTGCCCAGGCCGTGCGGACCGCCCACGACAAGATGGTGCAGATCTTCACCCAGCAGGGGCAGCCGCAGTGA